The DNA region GAAAGCTGGTGGATCCGTCGCATGCGCAAAGCGGGAGCGTATGGTCCGCTGGATCGTGCATTGCGCCAATGGCGATCTCGCGGTTCCGTGCGGACCAACACTGGCGTCCCGCCCAACGGCGATCGCATGGTCTACCGGATGAATAACACTACCCTTGAGATCGGACAGGGGGCAAATACGTTCAAGGGGATGGTTGGGCTCACGGGACTTATTATGTTTGGCGCAACGATTTTCGGTGTATTCCTAACCATAGACTTCCTCTCATTTATCGTATGGACTGCGCACCCGGTTAGCACGATATTTGTGCTTCTTATGGGTCTGCTCTGCATCCCAATGGGTGTATGGTTTTTATCCATCTTCCTGACCGACTTCTTCGGCTACACGGATGCACTGCTGCGTTTCGACCGCACTCGTCGCAAGGTATGGATGTTTGTCGGCACGCGCACGCCAATCGAACTCGACTGGGACAGGCTCACCCCCGTCTCCCAGGGCATCACTCCCGCCAACACCAACGTCAATACCTTCCGCGCCGTGCTGCTCGTCGATCTCGATGAACAGGGCGAGGTCAGATTCGATGGAAACTTGCCGCGCATCGCCAGTCTCGGCCAGATTTCGCTGAACGAACAGTACGCGCTCGGCCAGTACGAATACGTGCGCCAGTTCATGGAAGCCGGCCCCGCCAGCCTGCCGCGCTGCGAGACCTATCTCGAACACCGTACAGGCCTGCGCGATCTCCTGAGCTTCTTCGATCTGCTCGACATTCCGCGCAGGTTCGACTGGCACGATCCGCAGATGAAGGGGTTCGGCCTGCTGCTGTTGGTCACCCTGGCCTGCACGGCGATGGCGCCGATGATCATGCTCTTCAGCATCGCCAGCTGGATCGCCTATCGCTGTAACCGCGTTCCCACCTGGCCCGCACAGATCGAGGCCTGCGCCGCCGAAGGGGGCGTGATGCGCCCGCCCGCAGGTGCCCACTCACAGCGCCAGCCCATCGTGTGGAAGGAAGTACCGTTCATCCTGCTGTGGACGGGTAGCGCGCTGGCTTTTTATACGTGGGTTGCGTCGTGGTTCCTAAAGTAATCCCGTCTCTCAATGTGTCCGTCATGGTTGGGTGCTGTATGGCAACTGACCCGGCAATATGCGTCCACTAAAAACACAATGGCTACAGTCAAGCTAAAGAAAGAAAGCTGGTGGATCCGTCGCATGCGCAAAGCGGGAGCGTATGGTCCGCTGGATCGTGCATTGCGCCAATGGCGATCTCTCGGTTCCGTGCGGACCAACACTGGCGTCCCGCCCAACGGCGATCGCATGGTCTACCGGATGAATAACACTACCCTTGAGATCGGACAGGGGGCAAATACGTTCAAGGGGATGGTTGGGTTGGCAGGACTGTGTGGTTTGATTTCGATGGCGACCGCATCGACACTTTTGCCAGAAATTTTCTCTAGCGGAATGTGGCATACAAGCTATCTGGCCGTTGTTATAGCGGCTTTGGCGTGTCCCTTGCTCATATTTTTGAGTTTGCTTTTTTTATCCATCTTCCTGACCGACTTCTTCGGCTACACGGATGCACTGCTGCGTTTCGACCGCACTCGTCGCAAGGTGTGGATGTTTGTCGGCACACGTACGCCAATCGAACTCGACTGGGACAGGCTCACCCCCGTCTCCCAGGGCGTCACTCCCGCCAACACCAACGTCAACACCTTCCGCGCCGTGCTGCTCGTCGATCTCGATGAACAGGGCGAGGTCAGATTCGATGGACACTTTCCGCGCATCGCCAGTCTCGGCCAGACTTCGCTGAACGAACAGTACGCGCTTGGCCAGTACGAATACGTGCGCCAGTTCATGGAAACCGGCCCCGCCAGCCTGCCGCGCTGCGAGACCTATCTCGAACACCGTACAGGCCTGCGCGATCTCCTGAGCTTCTTCGATCTGCTCGACATTCCGCGCAGGTTCGACTGGCACGATCCGCAGATGAAGGGGTTCGGCCTGCTGCTGTTAGTCACCCTGGCCTGCACGGCGATGGCGCCGATGATCATGCTCTTCAGCATCGCCAGCTGGATCGCCTATCGCTGTAACCGCGTTCCCACCTGGCCCGCACAGATCGAGGCCTGCGCCGCCGAAGGGGGCGTGATGCGCCCGCCCGCAGATGCCCACTCACAGCGCCAGCCCGTCGTGTGGAAGGAAGTACCGTTCATCCTGCTGTGGACGGGTAGCGCACTGGCTTTTTATACGTGGGTTGCGTCGTGGTTCCTAAAGTAATCCCATTTGAACAAGTCATTTGATACAGCGTCATCAACGCGCGAGGAACAATGAAAGGACTCATCTACGAGGGTGACCCCACTGACAGGGACGGTTATGTCATGACGGCAACCTCCACATTTTTCGAGAACGGAAAACGCGCTGCTTTGCTGGGCGATCTGGTGAACTGCCGGATAGAGGGGCATGGTGTGAACCCCGTTATCGAAGCAGAACAGACGATGATCTGGGATGGCAAGCCACTCGTCGTGCATGGATGCAAGGCTGCTTGCGGATGTCGCGTGTTATCGACGCAGTCGTCAGCGATGGTCGGATAGGCGATGCCGTGGCCCATTCCCGTTCTGCGGCCTCGGCCAGAGCCAACGTCATTGCGCTGGCGGAATTGGCTCGCCGCGTTTGTCCTCGTGATGACCGTTGGCGCCGCGCTTGTATTGCTGTTGTGGCCACATGATCAATCCACGCAATCTGGAAAATTCTGGATTCTCCTATTCGGTGCGCCTGCTGTTGTCTTCATGGGTATGTTTGGTGCGCGCCTGACGTACTACGAGCATGCAAAATTGGAGCAGGACGTCTGGGCCGAAAAGCGCGAGCTTCTCGACAACGAGTGGGCGCAATGGGGGCGCCGTTGCCTCTGTATCCAGGCGAGCTGTGTCTTCTCGTCTGCTGGCGGTCAAATCGATCAATGGGTGCAAAAGGACAGAGAACTTCCCGTCAATCTGGGGCGAAGTCTGACACTCGGATGGTCATTTGCTTATTCGGCCGAGCAATGGGTTACGCATTTGCTAGAGCTCGTGATCGAACGCCTAGGGGAACATATTGAGCGCATCAAAGATTTGCTGGTCGTCGAAATTCTTGTTGATCCCGGCACTTTCGCAGCGCTTCGGGACACGGCGTTCGACTCGGCGAAGACACTTGATGGAATTCTCGTCAAGAGAGCCATCAAATTGCCGCTGACGGTAAAGATGCTTTCCGAGTCAGGTCTGGAACGACTGTATCACTGTGTCGACCAGCATTTCACCGCACCCCTGCTTCTCATTGCAGGGCAGCGGGCAACCGATGCTAATTCGTATAGCGAAGGTGCTGTATCTCTGCTTATTGGTACCACGGACCATCGCGCTCCGACTGCGGAAAGTCACGTACGGGTATATCGGCCCATGCTGTCAAACGTCGAAGCGTTATACGCGGATCTCGGACAGGTGCGTCGAATCCAAGGCGG from Paraburkholderia caribensis includes:
- a CDS encoding DUF6708 domain-containing protein is translated as MATVKLKKESWWIRRMRKAGAYGPLDRALRQWRSRGSVRTNTGVPPNGDRMVYRMNNTTLEIGQGANTFKGMVGLTGLIMFGATIFGVFLTIDFLSFIVWTAHPVSTIFVLLMGLLCIPMGVWFLSIFLTDFFGYTDALLRFDRTRRKVWMFVGTRTPIELDWDRLTPVSQGITPANTNVNTFRAVLLVDLDEQGEVRFDGNLPRIASLGQISLNEQYALGQYEYVRQFMEAGPASLPRCETYLEHRTGLRDLLSFFDLLDIPRRFDWHDPQMKGFGLLLLVTLACTAMAPMIMLFSIASWIAYRCNRVPTWPAQIEACAAEGGVMRPPAGAHSQRQPIVWKEVPFILLWTGSALAFYTWVASWFLK
- a CDS encoding DUF6708 domain-containing protein, which translates into the protein MATVKLKKESWWIRRMRKAGAYGPLDRALRQWRSLGSVRTNTGVPPNGDRMVYRMNNTTLEIGQGANTFKGMVGLAGLCGLISMATASTLLPEIFSSGMWHTSYLAVVIAALACPLLIFLSLLFLSIFLTDFFGYTDALLRFDRTRRKVWMFVGTRTPIELDWDRLTPVSQGVTPANTNVNTFRAVLLVDLDEQGEVRFDGHFPRIASLGQTSLNEQYALGQYEYVRQFMETGPASLPRCETYLEHRTGLRDLLSFFDLLDIPRRFDWHDPQMKGFGLLLLVTLACTAMAPMIMLFSIASWIAYRCNRVPTWPAQIEACAAEGGVMRPPADAHSQRQPVVWKEVPFILLWTGSALAFYTWVASWFLK
- a CDS encoding PAAR domain-containing protein, translated to MKGLIYEGDPTDRDGYVMTATSTFFENGKRAALLGDLVNCRIEGHGVNPVIEAEQTMIWDGKPLVVHGCKAACGCRVLSTQSSAMVG